One region of Danio rerio strain Tuebingen ecotype United States chromosome 5, GRCz12tu, whole genome shotgun sequence genomic DNA includes:
- the tmem150ab gene encoding transmembrane protein 150Ab isoform X1: MVVMVCMLRYAQVIEHSHHCWTNTSALVSGCINALGLVMVGNFQVDHAKTLHYVGAGVAFPAGLLFVCLQCVLTYRIAETALDYWMAHVRVALSAGALVSLVLSGVFFVHESFVLQHAAAICEWVFTVLVLVYYGTFTYEFGTVNTDTMMAALMKRSQHHHPGSSVIMGGISKGVAMGCGARGLKSPGGSSTSTHLNCTPESIAML, encoded by the exons ATGG tggtcATGGTGTGCATGCTGCGATACGCTCAAGTGATTGAACACAGTCATCACTGCTGGACCAACACAAGTGCTTTGGTGTCCGGCTGCATCAATGCCCTTGGGTTGGTCATGGTGGGCAACTTCCAA GTGGATCATGCCAAGACGCTTCACTATGTTGGAGCAGGTGTAGCTTTCCCCGCAGGCTTGCTGTTTGTGTGTCTGCAGTGTGTTCTGACATACCGTATAGCAGAGACAGCACTGGACTACTGGATGGCTCATGTACGCGTGGCTCTCTCGGCTGGAGCTCTCGTATCACTTGTCCTCA GTGGTGTCTTCTTCGTGCATGAGAGTTTTGTTTTGCAGCATGCTGCAGCCATCTGTGAATGGGTCTTCACGGTTTTGGTCCTAGTGTATTACGGCACCTTTACTTATGAGTTTGGCACTGTCAACACTGACACCATGATGGCGGCCTTAATGAAACGCAGTCAACATCACCATCCAGGGTCATCGGTCATTATGGGGGGCATTAGTAAGGGTGTTGCAATGGGATGTGGCGCCCGTGGTCTAAAGTCACCCGGAGGCAGCAGCACTTCCACACACCTCAACTGCACACCAGAGAGCATCGCCATGCTTTAG